A genomic window from Silene latifolia isolate original U9 population chromosome Y, ASM4854445v1, whole genome shotgun sequence includes:
- the LOC141627723 gene encoding uncharacterized protein LOC141627723, whose protein sequence is MVRNAMQVKSKLFQLGISPDDLCLLCGVATETHVHLFEECVYSRSVLQEMATLCQITIPSVNLLHWVWNQKWAKARKEIVLCAFMACYYHIWMMRNRARVEFHLPRPTVALHQARCSAKMRINVLSSQLDLCTRSWLESIDLCK, encoded by the coding sequence ATGGTCAGGAATGCTATGCAGGTTAAAAGCAAGCTGTTTCAGCTTGGCATTAGCCCTGATGATCTTTGCTTACTTTGTGGAGTTGCTACTGAGACACATGTCCATCTATTTGAGGAATGTGTCTATAGTAGGAGTGTTTTGCAGGAAATGGCTACGTTGTGTCAGATTACTATCCCTTCTGTGAATCTTTTGCATTGGGTATGGAATCAGAAATGGGCTAAAGCTAGAAAAGAGATTGTGCTGTGTGCTTTCATGGCCTGTTATTATCATATCTGGATGATGAGGAACAGGGCTCGGGTGGAGTTTCATTTACCCAGACCGACTGTTGCTCTCCATCAGGCTAGGTGTAGTGCAAAAATGAGAATTAATGTGCTCAGTAGTCAGTTAGATCTTTGTACTAGATCATGGTTAGAGAGCATTGATTTATGTAAATAG